The following coding sequences are from one Culex quinquefasciatus strain JHB chromosome 1, VPISU_Cqui_1.0_pri_paternal, whole genome shotgun sequence window:
- the LOC6044989 gene encoding LOW QUALITY PROTEIN: transcription factor grauzone (The sequence of the model RefSeq protein was modified relative to this genomic sequence to represent the inferred CDS: inserted 2 bases in 1 codon): MASDSLKSCLTCCRQTENFLRITESDEASEENVEAVFATHFWFTKDECHGRIVCTSCWEKIDDFHKFYCDVKKVHHPLIKQEQDDGLEEPVLESKEDVKGADDRLLYAEVICKLEEENKSEIASEPEANNPNDDESTSSSESESNSTSSDSDSDVPPVRRTKRKRRTRTNIELNCSLCADEGTYCEPFYTWYKLNVHFKQTHGQNGFMYCCSKRFVTKPLYLKHIKSHGRSALEQKHCLECKCSFKDXSGLARHMIIFHTPEEEKQFKCDRCEKAFPEEDLLKSHISWHDEVEQLNHHCAICNRYFTGAGLLRTHNENHHSTVPAETATEAMSADRRKRSTPEDIAKQDELISQYVTMICSKCDFVGANFKELSSHAKSAHNMPTYSVICCERKFSKRFRLYEHCLKHLNPDHFKCELCDKTFTDSDGLQSHRWFIHTPVSERPFKCDVCGDAYVKEYLLKAHMDRHLDKERKTHTCDSCGVTYTTLPQLKAHQQNVHGAMSDWVCDVCAKGFAHRALLERHRLTHTEEGQRSLKEQCEKCHKWLINRTSYLRHRKLCGNSTGPAKCDLCEHVSVNAHALSVHKKLNHTDRPKYACQYCGKEFKKQLRLKEHEANHAGIVLYKCPFCPRECNSSSNMYTHKKTAHAEQWAAVVAAKHSK, translated from the exons ATGGCGTCGGATTCGCTCAAGAGCTGCCTGACCTGCTGCCGGCAGACGGAAAACTTCCTGCGCATCACCGAGAGCGACGAGGCGAGCGAGGAAAACGTCGAAGCTGTTTTCGCCACACACTTTTGGTTTACC AAGGACGAGTGCCATGGTCGCATCGTTTGTACCAGCTGTTGGGAGAAAATTGacgattttcataaattttattgcGACGTGAAGAAGGTACACCATCCGTTGATCAAACAGGAGCAGGACGATGGGTTGGAGGAGCCGGTTTTGGAGAGCAAAGAGGACGTAAAAGGAGCTGATGATCG TCTACTGTATGCTGAGGTTATATGTAAGCTAGAGGAGGAAAACAAATCGGAAATCGCCAGCGAGCCTGAAGCTAACAACCCAAACGATGACGAGTCAACCAGTTCAAGTGAATCGGAATCGAACTCAACATCCTCGGACTCTGATTCGGACGTTCCACCGGTGAGGCGAACCAAGCGTAAACGGAGAACAAGGACAAACATTGAACTGAACTGCAGCTTGTGCGCGGATGAAGGAACGTACTGCGAGCCGTTCTACACGTGGTACAAGTTGAATGTGCACTTTAAGCAAACCCATGGGCAGAATGGATTCATGTACTGCTGCAGCAAACGATTCGTTACGAAGCCGCTCTACTTGAAGCACATTAAAAGTCATGGACGATCAGCGCTGGAGCAAAAGCACTGCTTGGAGTGTAAGTGTTCGTTCAAAGA GAGTGGACTGGCTCGGCACATGATCATTTTCCATACCCCAGAGGAAGAGAAGCAGTTCAAGTGTGATCGCTGCGAGAAAGCATTCCCCGAAGAGGATCTGCTCAAAAGTCACATAAGCTGGCACGATGAGGTGGAGCAGCTGAATCATCACTGTGCGATTTGTAACCGGTACTTTACTGGGGCAGGGCTCTTGAGAACTCACAATGAAAATCATCATTCAACGGTGCCAGCGGAAACGGCGACGGAGGCCATGTCTGCAGACAGGCGTAAACGAAGTACGCCGGAAGATATCGCCAAGCAAGATGAACTTATCAGCCAGTATGTCACAATGATCTGCTCAAAGTGTGACTTTGTTGGTGCAAACTTTAAAGAACTTTCGTCACACGCTAAAAGTGCGCATAATATGCCCACTTACTCGGTGATTTGTTGTGAACGAAAGTTTAGCAAACGGTTCCGCTTGTACGAGCACTGTCTGAAACATTTGAACCCGGACCACTTCAAGTGCGAACTTTGCGATAAAACGTTCACCGACAGTGACGGTCTGCAAAGTCACCGCTGGTTCATCCACACGCCCGTCTCGGAGCGACCTTTCAAGTGCGATGTATGTGGCGATGCTTACGTTAAAGAGTACTTGCTAAAGGCTCACATGGATCGCCATCTGGACAAGGAACGCAAGACGCACACCTGTGACTCGTGCGGTGTAACGTACACCACGCTGCCTCAGCTGAAGGCCCACCAGCAGAACGTCCACGGTGCGATGAGCGATTGGGTTTGCGACGTGTGCGCCAAAGGATTCGCCCACCGTGCCCTGCTTGAGCGACACCGCCTTACGCACACAGAAGAAGGCCAGAGAAGTTTAAAGGAACAGTGTGAAAAGTGCCACAAATGGCTCATCAACAGGACGTCGTACTTGCGTCACCGGAAGCTCTGCGGAAACAGTACCGGACCGGCCAAGTGCGATCTGTGCGAGCACGTTTCGGTTAACGCTCACGCGTTGTCCGTGCACAAAAAGCTTAACCATACGGATCGTCCCAAGTACGCTTGCCAGTACTGTGGCAAGGAGTTTAAAAAACAGTTGCGATTGAAG GAACACGAAGCAAACCACGCCGGAATCGTGCTGTACAAGTGTCCGTTCTGTCCGCGCGAGTGCAACTCCAGCTCGAATATGTACACCCATAAGAAAACGGCCCACGCGGAACAGTGGGCGGCCGTCGTGGCAGCGAAGCACAGCAAATGA